One window of Triticum dicoccoides isolate Atlit2015 ecotype Zavitan chromosome 5A, WEW_v2.0, whole genome shotgun sequence genomic DNA carries:
- the LOC119302203 gene encoding L-ascorbate oxidase-like: MPPSARPLLAAAAVLCVWLLVAVAEAKEHHYEWDISYQLKSPDCFEKLAVTVNGEAPGPTIRATLGDTIVVAVHNKLETENTAIHWHGIRQIGTPWADGVAGVTQCPILPGETFTYKFVVDRPGTYLYHAHYGMQRVAGLNGMIVVTVPDGFVEPFSYDEEHTVLLGDWWHKSVYEQATGLSSNPFVFVTEPQSLLINGRGMFNCSLAPSGTCNASRPDCALPTLFTAVPGKTYLLRIGSLTSLSSLYFEIEGHPMMVVEADGHYVRPFAVRGLFIYSGETYSVLVKADQDPRRNYWAASHVVGRNPSQTPSGKAVVSYAFNGNNPWMPPPTAPPAGPAWNNTAIRVEQSRAIFAHPRFVEPMPARADRTLLLLNTQNRIDGHIKWTINGVSLMFPATPYLVAMKRGMKDAYEQRPPPDMYDHMSHDISAPAPTNGTVGSPVYRLALGSVVDVVLQNSNALNNKTETHPWHLHGHDFWVLGHGEGKFNPAADAWRLLNVRDPIMKNTVPLHPDGWTAVRFRADNPGVWLFHCHVEAHVFMGMGVVFEEGVERVGRLPSSIMGCGQSKGLH; encoded by the exons ATGCCACCGTCGGCGAGGCCACTgctcgctgccgccgccgtcctctGCGTCTGGCTGCTGGTGGCCGTGGCGGAGGCCAAGGAGCACCATTACGAGTGGGACATCTCCTACCAGTTGAAGTCCCCCGACTGCTTCGAGAAGCTCGCGGTGACCGTCAACGGCGAGGCTCCCGGCCCGACCATCCGCGCCACGCTGGGCGACACCATCGTCGTCGCCGTCCACAACAAGCTCGAGACCGAGAACACCGCCATCCACTGGCACGGCATCCGCCAGATTGGCACGCCGTGGGCTGACGGCGTCGCCGGCGTCACGCAGTGCCCCATCCTGCCCGGCGAAACCTTCACCTACAAATTCGTCGTCGACAGA CCTGGCACGTACCTGTACCATGCGCACTACGGGATGCAGCGCGTGGCGGGGCTCAACGGCATGATCGTGGTCACCGTGCCGGACGGCTTCGTCGAGCCCTTTTCTTACGACGAGGAGCACACCGTCCTCCTCGGCGACTGGTGGCACAAGAGCGTCTACGAGCAGGCCACGGGCCTCTCCTCCAACCCCTTCGTCTTCGTCACCGAGCCCCAGTCTCTCCTCATCAACGGCCGAGGAATGTTCAACTGCTCGCTCGCTCCCAGTGGAACGTGCAACGCCTCCCGCCCCGACTGCGCTCTGCCGACTCTCTTCACCGCCGTGCCGGGGAAGACATACCTCCTCCGCATCGGCAGCCTCACCTCGCTCTCCTCGCTCTACTTCGAGATCGAGGGCCACCCGATGATGGTGGTGGAGGCCGACGGGCACTACGTGCGGCCGTTCGCCGTGAGGGGCCTTTTCATCTACTCCGGCGAGACGTACTCCGTGCTGGTCAAGGCCGACCAGGACCCGCGGCGAAACTACTGGGCTGCGTCCCACGTCGTTGGCCGCAACCCCAGCCAGACACCCAGCGGCAAGGCCGTTGTCAGCTACGCCTTCAACGGCAACAACCCGTGGATGCCTCCGCCCACGGCGCCACCGGCTGGCCCGGCATGGAACAACACGGCTATCAGGGTGGAGCAGAGCAGGGCCATCTTCGCGCACCCACGCTTCGTAGAGCCCATGCCGGCGAGGGCCGACCGCACGCTGCTCCTCCTCAACACCCAGAACCGGATCGATGGCCACATCAAGTGGACTATCAATGGCGTGTCCCTCATGTTCCCGGCCACGCCGTACCTCGTGGCGATGAAACGCGGCATGAAAGACGCGTACGAGCAGCGCCCCCCGCCCGACATGTACGACCACATGAGCCACGACATCTCCGCGCCGGCGCCGACGAACGGGACCGTGGGCAGCCCGGTGTACCGGCTGGCGCTCGGCTCCGTGGTGGACGTGGTGCTGCAGAACTCCAACGCGCTCAACAACAAGACCGAGACGCACCCGTGGCATCTCCATGGTCACGACTTCTGGGTGCTCGGCCACGGCGAAGGTAAGTTCAACCCGGCCGCGGACGCCTGGAGGCTGCTCAACGTGAGAGATCCGATCATGAAGAACACGGTGCCGCTGCACCCGGATGGGTGGACGGCGGTGCGGTTCCGGGCGGACAACCCGGGGGTGTGGCTGTTCCACTGCCACGTGGAGGCGCACGTGTTCATGGGCATGGGTGTGGTCTTCGAGGAGGGCGTCGAGAGGGTCGGCCGGCTGCCATCGTCCATCATGGGTTGTGGTCAATCCAAGGGGCTGCACTGA